Proteins from one Gemmatimonadales bacterium genomic window:
- the mazF gene encoding endoribonuclease MazF: MPGRYVPSRGDVVWVSLKPQAGHEQAGRRPALVVSPAAYNGKVGLAVLCPITSRVKGYPFEVRLPPGLDVSGAVLSDQVKSLDWRARRARFICRLPAPATLEVLEKLGALLSPAQG; the protein is encoded by the coding sequence GTGCCGGGACGCTACGTCCCGAGCCGCGGCGACGTGGTGTGGGTGTCGCTCAAGCCGCAGGCCGGCCACGAGCAAGCGGGACGCCGCCCCGCGCTGGTCGTCTCTCCGGCGGCCTATAATGGGAAAGTCGGTTTGGCCGTGTTGTGTCCGATCACCAGCCGAGTGAAGGGCTATCCGTTCGAGGTGCGGCTACCGCCGGGGCTCGACGTGTCGGGAGCCGTGCTCTCAGACCAGGTGAAGAGCCTCGACTGGCGGGCCCGGCGCGCCCGGTTCATCTGCCGGTTACCGGCGCCCGCCACGCTGGAGGTGCTCGAGAAGCTCGGCGCGCTGCTGTCCCCCGCTCAAGGCTGA
- a CDS encoding AbrB/MazE/SpoVT family DNA-binding domain-containing protein, with product MRARVRKWGNSLALRIPKPYAVEAGMAEGGEVRLSITDGKLVAEPLRPPRYTLKSLLAGVRKEMVHGEEDFGGPVGREAW from the coding sequence ATGCGGGCGCGGGTCCGGAAGTGGGGCAACAGCCTGGCGCTGCGCATCCCCAAGCCGTACGCCGTGGAAGCGGGGATGGCTGAGGGGGGGGAGGTCCGGCTGTCCATCACCGACGGGAAGCTCGTGGCCGAGCCGCTGCGTCCACCGCGGTACACGCTCAAGAGCCTGCTCGCCGGCGTCCGCAAGGAGATGGTGCACGGCGAGGAGGACTTCGGGGGCCCGGTCGGCCGGGAAGCCTGGTAG
- a CDS encoding type II toxin-antitoxin system Phd/YefM family antitoxin, whose translation MRAVGLKILKNRLAEYVRMAASGETILVTDRDRIVAELVPPREGRASRLHDAVLAEAVREGWLSPPLAAGDTPPPRAPVAPLRRLLEELDEQRAER comes from the coding sequence ATGCGCGCCGTCGGCCTCAAGATCCTCAAGAACCGCCTGGCCGAGTACGTCAGGATGGCGGCGAGTGGGGAAACCATCCTAGTCACCGACCGGGATCGCATCGTGGCCGAGCTGGTGCCGCCCCGCGAGGGCCGCGCGTCGCGGCTGCACGACGCCGTGTTGGCCGAAGCCGTGCGCGAGGGCTGGCTCAGCCCGCCGCTGGCCGCCGGAGACACGCCGCCCCCGCGCGCACCCGTCGCCCCGCTCCGCCGTCTGCTCGAGGAGCTCGACGAGCAGCGCGCCGAGCGGTGA